Proteins encoded within one genomic window of Vulgatibacter sp.:
- a CDS encoding DUF2203 domain-containing protein, with amino-acid sequence MRTFSIEEANRLVPFLQHTFEEVRAAMVLAAQLTEQLAARGDASPPGAIVPEELPADHRQMREARDEAVQRIREGIGSVLEQGIEVKRPDGLVDFPTRRSGRPVHLCWRFGETSISHWHELAEGFGGRRAIENPGRFEQAFLN; translated from the coding sequence ATGCGAACCTTCTCCATCGAAGAAGCGAATCGACTCGTCCCCTTCCTCCAGCACACCTTCGAGGAGGTCCGCGCGGCGATGGTGCTGGCGGCGCAGCTCACCGAGCAGCTGGCTGCCCGCGGCGACGCGTCGCCGCCAGGGGCCATCGTTCCCGAGGAGCTGCCAGCCGATCACCGGCAGATGCGGGAGGCCCGCGACGAGGCGGTCCAGCGCATCCGCGAAGGGATCGGCAGCGTGCTCGAACAGGGGATCGAGGTGAAGCGCCCGGATGGCCTGGTGGATTTTCCCACCCGCCGCAGCGGGCGTCCGGTCCACCTCTGCTGGCGCTTCGGCGAGACGAGCATCTCCCACTGGCACGAGCTGGCGGAAGGCTTCGGCGGCCGCCGGGCGATCGAGAACCCCGGCCGCTTCGAGCAGGCCTTCCTCAACTGA
- a CDS encoding HU family DNA-binding protein: MLKSDLISILVQKKGITQKQAEATVETIFESMKVALCKGENIEIRGLGAFHVKHYEGYQGRNPKTGEVIPVKPKRGILFRTGKELRDRVNRAAGQPMPVDDDDGDDD; encoded by the coding sequence ATGCTCAAGTCCGACCTGATCAGCATTCTGGTCCAGAAGAAGGGGATCACCCAGAAGCAGGCGGAAGCGACGGTGGAGACGATCTTCGAGTCGATGAAGGTCGCGCTCTGCAAGGGCGAGAACATCGAGATCCGCGGTCTGGGCGCCTTCCACGTGAAGCATTACGAGGGATACCAGGGGCGCAATCCGAAGACCGGCGAGGTGATCCCGGTGAAGCCCAAGCGCGGGATCCTCTTCCGCACCGGCAAGGAGCTGCGCGACCGGGTCAACCGGGCCGCCGGGCAGCCGATGCCGGTGGACGACGACGACGGGGACGACGACTGA
- a CDS encoding two-component regulator propeller domain-containing protein gives MALAVACSPSEGDVVDRDPVGGGAGGDGGTGGLGGSGAVGGMGGSGGMGGSGGSGGLGGIAAGGSGGAGGEGGAGGSGGPPPDINTGENLRFWRAGNGVPGPVRSIAADRGGNVWAANEAGLLLLRAGSETWESFDDGDGVAPYKTIAVAGGRDGQVWVGYEGLFPDSNYFDDPPEIAKSGDVDLFQLDGGGLELVRHYDISTPPGVEPGYPDGRDLLRTCYEIVPVLDGTWAGDVWFGCNHGVAMWSKRFNEIQEHQHTAIWRDGTDRTGDFRGLALAPNGNIWMAGAHKGGLLRYADEGGQFWARFEPEVDIWPEGVALDAKADDWTMAIVDDGNGGIWAGSFGNGLAHMAADGSWSYLQTGQGLPDNRVYDIALDTDGSLWVATDAGVVRLKNGRFSNTLNPASGLLGTPMSVSIDRSTSPRRVLIGTSVGAAIYDGP, from the coding sequence GTGGCGCTGGCCGTCGCCTGCTCGCCGTCCGAGGGCGACGTGGTCGACCGGGATCCGGTGGGCGGCGGTGCAGGTGGCGACGGCGGCACCGGCGGGCTCGGCGGCAGCGGCGCCGTCGGCGGCATGGGCGGCAGCGGCGGCATGGGCGGCAGCGGCGGCAGCGGCGGGCTGGGCGGCATCGCTGCAGGTGGCAGCGGCGGCGCTGGCGGCGAGGGTGGAGCCGGCGGCAGCGGCGGCCCGCCGCCCGACATCAACACCGGCGAGAACCTCCGCTTCTGGCGGGCCGGCAACGGCGTGCCCGGTCCGGTGCGCTCGATCGCCGCGGACCGCGGCGGCAACGTCTGGGCGGCGAACGAGGCGGGCCTGCTCCTGCTGCGCGCAGGCAGCGAGACGTGGGAGAGCTTCGACGACGGCGACGGCGTCGCGCCCTACAAGACCATCGCCGTTGCAGGCGGCAGGGACGGGCAGGTCTGGGTCGGCTACGAGGGGCTCTTCCCCGACTCGAACTATTTCGACGATCCGCCCGAGATCGCCAAGAGCGGCGACGTGGATCTCTTCCAGCTCGACGGCGGCGGGCTCGAGCTGGTCCGCCACTACGACATCTCGACGCCCCCGGGCGTCGAGCCCGGCTACCCCGACGGACGCGACCTGCTCCGCACGTGCTACGAGATCGTGCCGGTGCTCGACGGGACCTGGGCCGGCGACGTCTGGTTCGGCTGCAACCACGGCGTGGCGATGTGGAGCAAGCGTTTCAACGAGATCCAGGAGCACCAGCACACGGCGATCTGGCGGGACGGCACCGACAGGACCGGCGACTTCCGTGGGCTGGCGCTGGCCCCGAACGGCAACATCTGGATGGCGGGCGCCCACAAGGGCGGCCTGCTCCGCTACGCCGACGAAGGCGGGCAATTCTGGGCGCGGTTCGAGCCGGAGGTCGACATCTGGCCGGAGGGCGTCGCCCTCGACGCGAAGGCCGACGATTGGACGATGGCGATCGTCGACGACGGCAACGGCGGGATCTGGGCCGGCAGTTTCGGCAACGGCCTCGCCCACATGGCGGCGGACGGCAGCTGGTCCTACCTGCAGACCGGGCAGGGGCTCCCCGACAACCGCGTCTACGACATCGCTCTCGACACCGACGGCAGCCTCTGGGTGGCGACCGACGCAGGCGTGGTGCGGCTGAAGAACGGGCGGTTCAGCAACACGCTCAACCCCGCCAGCGGGCTGCTCGGCACGCCGATGTCGGTGAGCATCGACCGGAGCACGAGCCCGCGGCGGGTGCTCATCGGCACCTCGGTGGGCGCTGCGATCTACGACGGCCCCTGA
- a CDS encoding ribonuclease E/G, with the protein MSSILVINASGSESRVALIENGQISEFYLERNKEKGIVGNIYKGRVVRVLPGMQAAFVDIGLDKAAFLYVSDVYYDPDFSDQQFELTEGEHPEHEGVPDEYAAAMAPAGEEEEEGAAAPAANGDARKAEAKPSKAEQQQKAREKKEAQKKEVNIQDLLKEGQEVIVQVAKDPIGTKGARITSHISIPGRHLVFMPTVDHVGISRRIENEKERRRLREIVDALRPPGTGFIVRTVADGVPAEKLQADARFLIHIWNEIGRKKDKLGAPALLHPDLDIVLRATRDLFSADVEKLVIDDRAEYERIMRFVQATDPALASHVEYYDGEDPIFDAYGIEHEIQRAQSRKVWLKSGGYIIIDQAEALVAIDVNSGRYVGKKSLEETITKINIEAAKEIVYQLRLRNIGGIIIIDFIDMDKAQNRDKVFKALQEALGRDKAKTNVLKISELGLVEMTRKRVRESIGRMLNESCPYCEGRGTVKSKTTVAYEIFREIRRESSAFREQLIVVNCHPEVARLLQGEERDALRFLMDKHNKTIQVKPQQHYHIEQFDLYGKQEKKGERQQQQGGQQRRDGKRDEKREEKRGGGQQQAQQRQEREGRGEKREEREGRQERREERERREDRAAAAPAAPPSEAPQAAAPFPTVPEHRNGASAAEVTASTAEPAAAAGAEASKAGGEPPGQA; encoded by the coding sequence ATGTCTTCCATTCTGGTGATCAACGCCTCGGGCTCCGAGTCGCGGGTTGCCCTCATCGAAAACGGCCAGATCTCGGAGTTCTACCTCGAGCGGAACAAAGAGAAGGGGATCGTCGGCAACATCTACAAGGGCCGCGTGGTCCGGGTCCTCCCCGGCATGCAGGCCGCGTTCGTCGACATCGGCCTCGACAAGGCCGCCTTCCTCTACGTCTCCGACGTCTACTACGACCCCGACTTCTCCGATCAGCAGTTCGAGCTGACCGAAGGCGAGCACCCCGAGCACGAGGGTGTTCCCGACGAGTACGCCGCTGCGATGGCGCCCGCAGGCGAGGAGGAGGAGGAAGGGGCCGCTGCGCCCGCAGCCAACGGCGACGCCCGCAAGGCCGAGGCGAAGCCGAGCAAGGCCGAGCAGCAGCAGAAGGCCCGCGAGAAGAAGGAAGCCCAGAAGAAGGAGGTCAACATCCAGGACCTCCTCAAGGAGGGCCAGGAGGTCATCGTCCAGGTCGCCAAGGATCCCATCGGGACCAAGGGCGCCCGGATCACCTCCCACATCTCCATCCCGGGGCGGCACCTCGTCTTCATGCCCACCGTCGATCACGTGGGCATCTCGCGGCGCATCGAGAACGAGAAGGAGCGCCGCCGCCTCCGCGAGATCGTCGACGCGCTGCGCCCCCCCGGCACGGGCTTCATCGTCCGCACCGTGGCCGACGGCGTTCCCGCCGAGAAGCTGCAGGCCGACGCGCGCTTCCTCATCCACATCTGGAACGAAATCGGCCGCAAGAAGGACAAACTCGGCGCCCCCGCCCTGCTCCACCCCGATCTCGACATCGTGCTGCGCGCGACCCGGGACCTCTTCTCCGCCGACGTGGAGAAGCTGGTGATCGACGATCGTGCCGAGTACGAGCGGATCATGCGCTTCGTGCAGGCCACCGATCCGGCCCTCGCGTCGCACGTGGAGTACTACGACGGCGAGGATCCGATCTTCGACGCCTACGGCATCGAGCACGAGATCCAGCGGGCGCAGTCCCGCAAGGTGTGGCTGAAAAGCGGCGGCTACATCATCATCGATCAGGCCGAAGCGCTGGTGGCGATCGACGTCAACTCGGGGCGCTACGTCGGCAAGAAGTCGCTCGAGGAGACGATCACCAAGATCAACATCGAGGCCGCCAAGGAGATCGTCTACCAGCTCCGCCTGCGCAACATCGGCGGCATCATCATCATCGACTTCATCGACATGGACAAAGCCCAGAACCGGGACAAGGTCTTCAAGGCCTTGCAGGAGGCGCTGGGCCGCGACAAGGCGAAGACCAACGTCCTCAAGATCTCGGAGCTGGGCCTGGTCGAGATGACGCGCAAGCGCGTGCGCGAGTCGATCGGCAGGATGCTCAACGAGTCGTGCCCCTATTGCGAGGGCCGCGGCACGGTGAAGAGCAAAACGACGGTGGCCTACGAGATCTTCCGCGAGATCCGCCGCGAATCGTCGGCGTTCCGCGAGCAGCTCATCGTGGTCAACTGCCACCCCGAGGTGGCGCGGCTGCTCCAGGGCGAGGAGCGCGACGCCCTGCGCTTCCTGATGGACAAGCACAACAAGACCATCCAGGTGAAGCCGCAGCAGCACTACCACATCGAGCAATTCGACCTGTACGGCAAGCAGGAGAAGAAGGGCGAGCGCCAGCAGCAGCAGGGCGGGCAGCAGCGCCGGGACGGCAAGCGGGACGAGAAGCGGGAGGAGAAGCGCGGCGGCGGCCAGCAGCAGGCGCAGCAGCGGCAGGAGCGCGAGGGCCGGGGCGAGAAGCGCGAGGAGCGCGAAGGAAGGCAGGAACGCCGCGAGGAGCGGGAGCGCCGCGAGGATCGCGCCGCTGCGGCTCCGGCTGCACCGCCTTCCGAGGCACCGCAGGCTGCGGCGCCCTTCCCCACCGTGCCCGAGCACCGCAACGGCGCCAGCGCTGCCGAGGTCACCGCCTCCACCGCGGAGCCCGCAGCAGCTGCCGGCGCCGAAGCGAGCAAGGCCGGCGGCGAGCCCCCCGGCCAGGCGTGA
- a CDS encoding YhjD/YihY/BrkB family envelope integrity protein has product MSRPAARSPAERQRRSAGDVVAALPEVLRGFGAERLLLRAAALTYLTIVSMVPLLAVALYALQTLQLVDLQEPVRQFLLENLAVGVREGVVRELSQVIENAGAGVEGGLGLVFLLGSAVLLLRNIEKAFDDLWSIHAPRPIAQALPRYLGLLLAGPVVLGLSLAATAALRALAALYRLPFEQRLVALVPLVLSAAGLTLIYVIAPAARVRWKPALLAGVLAAIVWELAKLGFGQYAAYAVRTDYLYGPLVAIPLFLVWIYVTWLIVLAGGRLAFAVQHPRALRLAGNEEALARVLEVSAARFAVALAAVQLERRAAPTVHGLAVELGLPEGMVRSLAETLGGAGLVVTGGKRVALAVPADRASLGEVLRAVRGQISARDFASDPAVQRLVSLLREADGAAAASLEGHPLAHFVGGVGDGSSVPLAKA; this is encoded by the coding sequence GTGAGCCGCCCAGCGGCTCGATCCCCGGCGGAGCGGCAGCGCCGTTCCGCCGGCGACGTGGTCGCCGCACTGCCCGAGGTGCTGCGCGGCTTCGGCGCGGAGCGATTGCTGCTCCGCGCCGCAGCGCTCACCTACCTGACCATCGTCTCCATGGTGCCGCTGCTCGCGGTGGCCCTCTACGCGCTGCAGACGCTGCAGCTCGTCGATCTCCAGGAGCCGGTCCGCCAATTCCTCCTCGAAAACCTCGCCGTCGGCGTCCGTGAGGGCGTCGTCCGCGAGCTCTCCCAGGTGATCGAGAACGCCGGAGCCGGCGTAGAAGGAGGCCTCGGCCTCGTCTTCCTCCTCGGCTCCGCCGTCCTCCTCCTCCGCAACATCGAGAAGGCCTTCGACGACCTCTGGAGCATCCACGCGCCCCGGCCCATCGCGCAGGCGCTGCCCCGCTACCTCGGCCTGCTCCTCGCGGGGCCGGTGGTCCTCGGCCTCTCCCTCGCCGCCACCGCGGCGCTGCGCGCCCTCGCCGCGCTCTACCGGCTGCCCTTCGAGCAGCGCCTCGTCGCGCTCGTTCCGCTCGTGCTCTCGGCGGCGGGGCTCACCCTGATCTACGTGATCGCCCCGGCGGCGCGGGTCCGCTGGAAACCGGCGCTCCTCGCCGGCGTCCTCGCCGCGATCGTCTGGGAGCTCGCGAAGCTCGGCTTCGGCCAATACGCCGCCTACGCCGTGCGGACCGACTACCTCTACGGCCCCCTGGTCGCCATCCCGCTCTTCCTCGTCTGGATCTACGTCACCTGGCTCATCGTCCTCGCCGGCGGCAGGCTCGCCTTCGCCGTGCAGCACCCGCGGGCGCTGCGCCTCGCCGGCAACGAGGAGGCGCTCGCCCGGGTGCTCGAGGTTTCCGCCGCGCGCTTCGCCGTGGCGCTCGCCGCGGTGCAGCTGGAGCGGCGGGCAGCGCCCACCGTCCACGGCCTGGCGGTGGAGCTGGGCCTGCCCGAGGGGATGGTCCGCTCCCTCGCCGAAACCCTCGGCGGCGCGGGCCTGGTCGTCACCGGCGGCAAGCGGGTGGCGCTCGCGGTGCCCGCCGATCGGGCCTCGCTGGGCGAGGTCCTGCGGGCGGTCCGAGGGCAGATCTCCGCCCGGGATTTCGCCTCCGATCCAGCGGTGCAGCGCCTCGTTTCGCTGCTCCGGGAGGCCGACGGAGCTGCCGCCGCCTCGCTCGAAGGTCACCCTCTCGCCCATTTCGTCGGGGGTGTAGGCGACGGGAGCAGCGTGCCCCTTGCGAAAGCCTAA
- a CDS encoding GatB/YqeY domain-containing protein, with translation MALREQLDADMKTALREKDSLKLSTVRMIKSAMKYKETEPGAAGPLDDAGILQVITSEIKKRRDSVTEYEKAGRSDLADKEKAEIAVLQHYLPEQLTAAELEKAVADAIAEAGAEGPRDMGKVMKVLTPRIQGRADGKVAADLVKQKLAT, from the coding sequence ATGGCACTTCGCGAGCAGCTCGACGCGGACATGAAGACGGCGCTCCGGGAGAAGGACAGCTTGAAGCTGTCCACGGTCCGGATGATCAAGTCGGCGATGAAGTACAAGGAGACCGAGCCCGGTGCTGCAGGTCCCCTCGACGACGCCGGGATCCTCCAGGTCATCACCTCCGAGATCAAGAAGCGGCGCGACTCCGTCACCGAGTACGAGAAGGCCGGCAGGTCCGACCTCGCCGACAAGGAGAAGGCGGAGATCGCCGTTCTCCAGCACTACCTCCCCGAGCAGCTCACCGCGGCGGAGCTCGAGAAGGCCGTCGCCGACGCGATCGCGGAGGCAGGGGCAGAGGGCCCCAGGGACATGGGGAAGGTGATGAAGGTGCTCACCCCCCGGATCCAGGGTCGCGCCGACGGCAAGGTGGCGGCCGACCTGGTCAAGCAGAAGCTCGCCACCTGA
- a CDS encoding MATE family efflux transporter: protein MSFPSPTVAAHPPSLDRALLRLALPAIGTTLLKGLFVLTDAWWCGRLGADGLAAFGTASFFGWGLTSLSLAASVGLAARVARATGARDPATAGRAARDGLGAAFLVAAVAGLALWLAAPALVDFQGGSPGVREQALAYLRALVIGAPAWCAHDAADAALRATGDTRTPARAGLVAVLANFLIDPLLIFGWGPLPGFGVAGVGFATGLSQTGTALYLWSVVRRRQGLASGRPTAGGIAATLRIGTPSALLGAGFAGIYVGITPQVAAFGTAQLAAMAIGHRCESVVYLASVGYAGAAQALVGQALGAGDVVRARAVAVRAAWHGGLWAAACSVVLALGGATFARFFTADPASIAAGATYLAIVALSLAPQTVEQVLTGAFEGAGDTLPPLWVGVVAHGARLPLILLATSLGLGVEAIWWVIAGCSVAAGLVLAAIFARRRWR, encoded by the coding sequence GTGTCGTTCCCCTCGCCCACCGTCGCAGCCCATCCTCCCTCCCTCGACCGGGCGCTGCTCCGGCTCGCCCTCCCGGCGATCGGCACGACCCTGCTCAAGGGGCTCTTCGTCCTCACCGACGCCTGGTGGTGCGGCAGGCTCGGCGCGGACGGCCTCGCCGCCTTCGGCACCGCCTCCTTCTTCGGCTGGGGCCTCACCTCCTTGAGCCTCGCCGCCTCGGTGGGCCTCGCCGCCCGGGTAGCCCGCGCCACCGGCGCCCGGGACCCGGCGACGGCGGGCCGCGCCGCCAGGGATGGCCTCGGCGCCGCCTTCCTGGTGGCGGCGGTTGCGGGCCTCGCCCTCTGGCTCGCTGCCCCGGCCCTCGTGGACTTCCAGGGCGGGAGCCCCGGCGTACGGGAACAGGCCCTCGCCTACCTCCGGGCCCTGGTGATCGGCGCGCCGGCCTGGTGCGCCCACGACGCGGCGGACGCAGCTCTCCGCGCCACCGGAGACACCAGAACCCCTGCCCGCGCCGGCCTCGTGGCGGTGCTCGCCAACTTCCTCATCGATCCGCTCCTCATCTTCGGATGGGGGCCGCTGCCGGGCTTCGGGGTCGCCGGGGTGGGGTTCGCCACCGGCCTCTCCCAGACCGGCACCGCCCTCTATCTCTGGTCGGTGGTGCGGCGCAGGCAGGGGCTCGCCAGCGGGCGTCCCACCGCAGGCGGCATCGCCGCCACCCTTCGGATCGGCACCCCCTCGGCGCTCCTTGGCGCTGGCTTCGCCGGCATCTACGTGGGGATCACGCCGCAGGTGGCTGCCTTCGGCACCGCGCAGCTCGCCGCCATGGCCATCGGCCACCGCTGCGAGTCGGTGGTCTACCTGGCCTCGGTGGGCTACGCCGGGGCGGCGCAGGCGCTGGTGGGGCAGGCGCTCGGCGCCGGCGATGTGGTGCGGGCCCGGGCGGTGGCGGTCCGCGCCGCGTGGCACGGCGGCCTGTGGGCTGCGGCCTGCTCGGTGGTGCTGGCCCTCGGCGGCGCCACCTTCGCCCGCTTCTTCACAGCCGATCCCGCTTCCATCGCCGCTGGGGCGACCTATCTCGCGATCGTCGCGCTCTCGCTGGCGCCGCAGACGGTGGAGCAGGTCCTCACCGGCGCCTTCGAGGGGGCAGGCGACACGCTCCCGCCGCTCTGGGTGGGCGTCGTCGCCCACGGGGCGAGGCTGCCGCTCATCCTGCTCGCGACCTCCCTCGGCCTCGGCGTCGAGGCGATCTGGTGGGTCATCGCCGGCTGCTCGGTGGCGGCGGGCCTCGTCCTCGCCGCAATCTTCGCGCGGCGGCGCTGGCGGTAG
- the rpsU gene encoding 30S ribosomal protein S21 produces the protein MPGVRVKEGESFENAMKRFKKQCEKAGILSEIRKREHYEKPSVKKKKKALAAKKRALKKLRKAGF, from the coding sequence ATGCCGGGTGTGCGCGTGAAGGAAGGCGAAAGCTTCGAGAACGCGATGAAGCGCTTCAAGAAGCAGTGCGAGAAGGCGGGTATCCTCTCCGAGATCCGCAAGCGTGAGCATTACGAGAAGCCCTCCGTCAAGAAGAAGAAGAAGGCCCTCGCTGCCAAGAAGCGGGCCCTCAAGAAGCTCCGCAAGGCGGGCTTCTAA
- a CDS encoding DMT family transporter: MSLSLGLLAVSTAGPFLVMAHVDAYALVLFRLACAGLLLLGWSAARGELASARPHLRRLAWGALLLAAHFALWVKAFDLTDYASNLLLLVAQPAMAAVVGFWIGERPGRDVWISLALAASGLAIIAGGDLRLGPAALLGDLLCILAGLAITLFIPVTRRSRAEMPLTAFLGIVFTFGAVLVAPVVLLAGDRVLDYPPASWAWVAALVLVPTILGHGLMNHAARHVKLFTLNLVIVLEPAIGIALGAFLFGATVTPLQLGGGVLLAAAVVVGLRQERAPRQAPAAGVAAS; encoded by the coding sequence ATGAGCCTCAGCCTCGGTCTGCTCGCCGTCTCCACGGCAGGCCCCTTCCTCGTGATGGCGCATGTCGACGCCTACGCCCTCGTCCTCTTCCGCCTCGCCTGCGCCGGCCTCCTCCTCCTCGGCTGGAGCGCCGCCCGGGGCGAGCTCGCCAGCGCCCGCCCGCACCTCCGCCGCCTCGCCTGGGGCGCGCTGCTCCTCGCCGCCCACTTCGCGCTCTGGGTGAAGGCCTTCGATCTCACCGACTACGCCTCGAACCTGCTCCTCCTCGTGGCGCAGCCGGCGATGGCGGCGGTCGTCGGTTTCTGGATCGGGGAGCGTCCCGGCAGGGACGTCTGGATCTCCCTCGCGCTCGCTGCCTCGGGGCTAGCGATCATCGCCGGCGGCGACCTCCGCCTGGGACCGGCGGCGCTCCTCGGGGACCTGCTCTGCATCCTCGCCGGCCTCGCGATCACGCTCTTCATCCCGGTGACCCGCAGGTCCCGGGCCGAGATGCCGCTGACCGCCTTCCTCGGCATCGTCTTCACCTTCGGCGCGGTGCTGGTGGCGCCGGTGGTCCTCCTCGCCGGCGACCGCGTCCTCGACTACCCGCCTGCCTCGTGGGCCTGGGTCGCGGCGCTGGTGCTCGTGCCCACGATCCTCGGCCACGGGCTGATGAACCACGCCGCCCGCCACGTGAAGCTCTTCACCCTGAACCTGGTGATCGTGCTCGAGCCCGCGATCGGCATCGCCCTGGGCGCCTTCCTCTTCGGCGCCACGGTGACCCCGCTGCAGCTCGGCGGCGGCGTCCTCCTCGCCGCTGCGGTGGTGGTGGGGCTGCGCCAGGAGCGCGCGCCGCGGCAGGCGCCTGCCGCAGGCGTCGCGGCGTCCTGA
- a CDS encoding M23 family metallopeptidase encodes MKRLLLLAALTTPGFVLAAVTADAAPQAAAPAPASAPAPAPAAAAAEAVPAVGARSHEAHPELAGLPAQALAVRVEPAGATSPLAVGVWPGAPYQGALLVVDVAAPAAITDATGTFLGKKLIWHRLDERTWRGMGPVPDDAKVGGASLAVEVKAGGAKLKRTIDLEVRPLEFDADELRVDPKFTKLSKKAAAQVAKDREAIAAMWRKGSAPAPHFSANFVVPRADRTTAPYGTRRVYNGKTRSVHHGWDIDGDVGDEIRAPNAGVVTLASDLYYSGGTLFVDHGGGLYTGYFHMDSFAVKPGQRVEAGELLGTVGKSGRVTGPHLHWAAKIGGHYIHPASVLLFDFTRPMVGGAAAADPASEGPKVVPAGATR; translated from the coding sequence ATGAAGCGACTCCTCCTCCTCGCAGCGCTCACCACGCCAGGGTTCGTCCTCGCCGCCGTCACCGCGGACGCGGCGCCGCAGGCTGCCGCGCCTGCACCGGCCTCCGCGCCTGCGCCAGCGCCGGCTGCCGCTGCGGCAGAGGCGGTCCCCGCGGTCGGTGCCCGTTCGCACGAGGCCCATCCCGAGCTCGCCGGTCTGCCGGCGCAGGCCCTCGCGGTGCGGGTGGAGCCCGCGGGCGCCACCTCCCCCCTCGCCGTCGGCGTCTGGCCCGGCGCGCCCTACCAGGGAGCGCTGCTGGTCGTCGACGTGGCGGCACCTGCAGCGATCACCGACGCGACCGGCACCTTCCTCGGCAAGAAGCTGATCTGGCACCGCCTCGACGAGCGCACCTGGCGCGGCATGGGCCCGGTGCCCGACGACGCGAAGGTCGGCGGCGCCTCCCTCGCGGTGGAGGTGAAGGCAGGCGGCGCGAAGCTGAAGCGCACGATCGATCTCGAGGTGCGCCCCCTCGAATTCGACGCCGACGAGCTCCGCGTCGACCCGAAATTCACCAAACTTTCGAAGAAGGCCGCAGCCCAGGTGGCGAAGGATCGCGAGGCGATCGCCGCGATGTGGCGCAAGGGCTCCGCGCCGGCGCCGCATTTCTCGGCCAACTTCGTCGTGCCCCGCGCCGATCGCACCACTGCCCCCTATGGCACCCGGCGGGTCTACAACGGCAAGACCAGGAGCGTGCACCACGGCTGGGACATCGACGGCGACGTGGGCGACGAGATCCGCGCGCCCAACGCCGGCGTGGTGACCCTCGCCTCCGACCTCTACTACTCGGGCGGCACCCTCTTCGTCGATCACGGCGGCGGGCTCTACACCGGCTACTTCCACATGGATTCGTTCGCGGTGAAGCCGGGGCAGCGGGTCGAGGCCGGCGAGCTCCTCGGCACCGTCGGCAAGAGCGGCAGGGTCACCGGGCCGCACCTGCATTGGGCGGCGAAGATCGGCGGCCACTACATCCACCCGGCGAGCGTGCTCCTCTTCGACTTCACCCGGCCGATGGTCGGCGGGGCGGCTGCCGCCGACCCGGCGAGCGAGGGCCCGAAAGTGGTGCCCGCCGGGGCGACCCGGTAG